One segment of Mytilus trossulus isolate FHL-02 unplaced genomic scaffold, PNRI_Mtr1.1.1.hap1 h1tg000629l__unscaffolded, whole genome shotgun sequence DNA contains the following:
- the LOC134702693 gene encoding zinc finger BED domain-containing protein 4-like, whose translation MDIECYKKLFNSPEHHVDKDWNLQSNVLVTREMPERHTGENLAERLKSTISEFELDGKIVSSVHDNARNMNCASEKCDFDDMRCFGHTIQLCIKPCLEIPAIAKLTSRARKLVGHFKHSTTITAEMRKRQKLFGLRQNELIQDVVTRWNSTQLMIERLCEQRRVITDVMLDTTVTRKCDTHMLLKDHEWDYLVEISAVLKQMSHVTTYMCLEKDVSASVMLPIVNGLLKKHLKNSEEDSALAHKMKASISEELITRFKPYDIETASTQHALASLLDPRHRTLNFFSPEQKKVAIEMLESKLDDVPLKPAVKTS comes from the coding sequence ATGGACATCGAATGCTACAAAAAGCTTTTTAACAGTCCAGAACATCACGTTGACAAAGACTGGAATTTACAGTCAAATGTGCTTGTTACTCGTGAAATGCCTGAACGCCATACAGGCGAAAATCTTGCTGAACGACTGAAATCTACAATTTCAGAGTTTGAATTGGACGGTAAAATTGTGAGTTCTGTACATGACAATGCTAGGAACATGAATTGTGCATCAGAGAAATGTGACTTTGACGATATGAGATGCTTTGGTCATACCATTCAGCTTTGCATTAAACCATGCTTGGAAATACCCGCTATTGCCAAACTTACTTCACGTGCTCGTAAGTTAGTGGGACATTTCAAGCATTCAACTACAATAACTGCAGAAATGAGGAAAAGACAAAAGTTGTTCGGACTAAGACAGAACGAACTTATACAAGACGTAGTTACGAGATGGAATTCGACTCAGCTAATGATTGAACGCCTATGTGAACAACGCAGAGTTATTACGGATGTAATGCTAGATACAACTGTTACTAGGAAATGTGACACACATATGCTTCTCAAAGATCATGAGTGGGATTATCTGGTTGAAATTTCCGCAGTATTGAAGCAAATGTCTCATGTTACAACATACATGTGTCTGGAAAAGGACGTATCAGCCTCTGTAATGCTTCCTATTGTCAACGGACTCTTAAAAAAACACCTAAAAAACTCTGAAGAGGATAGTGCTCTTGCGCATAAAATGAAAGCAAGTATTTCGGAAGAACTCATCACCCGCTTTAAACCGTATGACATTGAAACTGCATCTACACAGCATGCTTTAGCGTCCTTACTTGATCCGAGGCATAGAACACTTAACTTTTTCTCCCCAGAACAAAAAAAAGTCGCCATTGAAATGTTAGAGTCCAAGTTAGACGATGTGCCATTAAAGCCCGCAGTTAAAACGTCATGA